The proteins below are encoded in one region of Paenibacillus albus:
- the pseC gene encoding UDP-4-amino-4,6-dideoxy-N-acetyl-beta-L-altrosamine transaminase → MDKQPTRSTLLPYGKQWLEEDDIESVVSVLRSEFITQGPQIDKFERKVADYVGAKYAVAFCNGTAALHGACFAAGIGVGDEVITTPITFLASSNCVLYLGGTPVFADIDKNTYNINPDEIESKLTERTKAIIAVDFTGQPAEMDRIEMIARDRGLTVIHDAAHSLGASYGGREVGTFGDMTMFSFHPVKHITTGEGGMIVTDNEDYYRRLLLFRNHGMTRDTQFMEANDGPWYYEMHELGFNYRMTDMQAALGVTQMDRLDQFVARRRMIASQYNKAFVDLKGLTVPAQHLSANSSWHLYVLRFDLEQFTADRKELFEALRTENIGVNVHYIPVYHQPYYRKQGYADVNCPQAEEYYASTISLPLFPKMTEVDVNDVILAVRKVYHSYKR, encoded by the coding sequence ATGGACAAACAACCGACCCGGAGCACGCTTCTACCTTACGGCAAACAGTGGCTGGAAGAGGACGATATTGAATCTGTTGTGAGTGTGCTGCGCAGCGAATTCATTACTCAAGGCCCGCAAATTGACAAGTTTGAACGGAAAGTGGCGGATTACGTTGGGGCGAAGTATGCGGTCGCATTCTGCAACGGAACAGCCGCGCTCCACGGCGCTTGCTTTGCTGCAGGCATCGGAGTCGGGGATGAAGTCATTACGACCCCGATTACATTCTTGGCTAGCAGCAACTGCGTGCTTTATTTGGGAGGAACTCCGGTTTTTGCGGATATAGACAAGAATACTTACAATATCAATCCAGATGAAATCGAATCAAAGTTGACTGAGCGGACGAAGGCGATTATTGCTGTCGACTTTACGGGCCAGCCGGCTGAAATGGATCGGATCGAAATGATTGCCCGTGACCGCGGATTGACGGTCATTCATGATGCGGCTCATTCGCTTGGCGCTTCATATGGGGGACGGGAGGTCGGAACATTCGGGGACATGACGATGTTCAGCTTTCATCCTGTCAAACACATTACAACAGGAGAGGGAGGTATGATAGTCACCGATAACGAGGACTACTACCGACGGCTGCTCTTGTTCCGGAACCACGGGATGACTCGGGACACGCAATTCATGGAAGCGAACGATGGGCCATGGTACTACGAGATGCATGAGCTCGGCTTCAATTACCGGATGACGGATATGCAAGCGGCGCTTGGCGTTACCCAGATGGACAGACTGGATCAATTTGTAGCAAGGAGAAGAATGATCGCAAGTCAATATAATAAAGCTTTTGTTGACCTAAAGGGATTGACCGTTCCGGCCCAGCATTTATCGGCAAACTCGAGCTGGCACTTATATGTCCTCCGCTTTGACCTGGAGCAGTTCACGGCAGACAGGAAAGAGCTGTTCGAGGCGCTCCGCACTGAGAATATTGGAGTTAATGTTCATTATATACCTGTCTATCATCAGCCCTACTATCGAAAGCAAGGTTATGCTGATGTCAACTGTCCGCAAGCAGAGGAGTACTATGCAAGCACAATATCATTGCCTCTATTTCCGAAGATGACGGAAGTGGATGTGAATGACGTCATTTTGGCAGTGAGGAAAGTGTACCATTCTTATAAGAGATAG
- a CDS encoding dTDP-glucose 4,6-dehydratase encodes MNVLLTGGAGFIGRWVAKRLLDDGHNIVILDDLSNGREANIAEFREHPGLKAFVQGTILDEKLLGSLFLEYAFDICYHLGASINVQDSIDDPRTTYNNDSTGTFFILEQCRQHHVKVVFMSTCMVYDHCTDEGGITELHPIKPASPYAGSKIAAENMVLSYFYAYGLPTVVIRPFNTYGPFQKTGGEGGVVAIFLKNKLAGKALNIYGEGTQTRDLLYVEDCARFVVEAGYSDQVNGEIVNAGLGRDISINDLARLIAGNKVPIYHVEHIHPQSEIQKLLCNSDKASKLLGWEPQVTLEEGIRRTQQWIESTDLI; translated from the coding sequence ATGAATGTCTTACTAACCGGTGGTGCCGGTTTTATCGGCAGATGGGTTGCCAAACGGCTGTTGGATGACGGACATAATATCGTTATTCTGGATGACCTATCGAACGGGAGAGAGGCGAATATCGCCGAGTTTCGAGAGCATCCGGGACTTAAAGCTTTTGTGCAAGGAACCATTCTGGATGAGAAGCTGTTGGGCTCTTTGTTCTTGGAATACGCGTTCGATATTTGTTATCATCTTGGAGCCTCTATTAATGTGCAGGATTCCATCGACGACCCGCGTACGACTTACAACAATGATTCGACGGGAACGTTCTTTATCTTAGAACAGTGCCGGCAGCATCATGTTAAAGTCGTCTTCATGAGCACCTGCATGGTCTATGACCACTGTACAGATGAAGGCGGCATTACGGAGCTGCACCCGATTAAACCGGCTTCTCCCTATGCGGGTTCGAAGATCGCGGCAGAGAATATGGTCCTATCTTACTTCTATGCGTACGGATTGCCAACGGTTGTCATTCGCCCGTTCAACACCTATGGTCCATTCCAGAAGACGGGCGGCGAGGGCGGTGTCGTGGCGATCTTCTTGAAGAATAAGCTTGCAGGCAAGGCTCTGAATATATATGGAGAAGGCACGCAAACCCGGGATCTGCTCTACGTTGAAGACTGCGCTCGATTTGTCGTTGAAGCGGGTTATTCCGATCAAGTGAACGGCGAGATTGTGAATGCCGGACTTGGTCGAGACATCTCAATCAACGATTTGGCACGATTAATAGCAGGCAACAAGGTTCCGATCTACCACGTCGAGCATATTCATCCTCAGAGCGAAATTCAAAAGTTGCTGTGCAATTCGGATAAAGCGAGTAAGCTGCTTGGCTGGGAGCCTCAAGTTACATTAGAGGAAGGCATCCGTAGAACGCAGCAATGGATCGAATCGACGGATTTGATCTAA
- the pseI gene encoding pseudaminic acid synthase, whose protein sequence is MDTVRIGNRLIGEAHKPLLIAEMSGNHNHSLERALAIVDAAANSGADALKLQTYTAETMTLDIHEGDFFISDISNLWKGNSLYKLYQQAYTPWEWHKPIFDRCKERGILAFSSPFDATAIDFLETLDVPAYKIASFENTDLPLIRKAAATGKPLIISTGMASIAELDDAVRAAREAGCTQLVLLKCTSTYPATPQNTNLATIPHMKQLFDCQVGLSDHTMGIGTAVAGVALGATVIEKHFTLLRADGGVDSTFSLEPQEFHSLSKETERAWQSIGNIVYGPTAAEEGSKKHRRSLYVSKDMKAGDLFTDMNVRAIRPGMGLAPKYMGQIMGKRASRDISKGTPMSWELL, encoded by the coding sequence ATGGATACAGTACGTATTGGCAACCGACTAATTGGAGAAGCACATAAACCTCTATTAATTGCTGAGATGTCCGGCAATCACAATCATTCACTTGAGCGGGCGCTCGCGATCGTGGATGCTGCTGCGAACAGCGGGGCAGACGCTCTGAAGCTTCAAACGTATACCGCCGAAACGATGACCCTCGATATTCATGAAGGCGACTTTTTCATATCTGACATAAGTAATTTATGGAAAGGTAACTCGCTATATAAGCTTTATCAGCAGGCCTATACGCCATGGGAATGGCACAAGCCGATATTCGACCGCTGCAAGGAACGTGGGATACTGGCATTCAGCTCGCCGTTTGACGCGACGGCAATCGACTTTTTGGAAACGCTGGATGTACCTGCTTACAAGATTGCATCCTTCGAGAATACCGATCTTCCGCTAATACGCAAGGCTGCAGCGACAGGCAAGCCATTGATTATTTCGACCGGTATGGCTTCAATTGCCGAACTGGATGATGCTGTACGTGCAGCTAGGGAAGCGGGATGTACGCAATTGGTGTTATTAAAGTGCACAAGCACATACCCGGCGACACCCCAAAATACAAATTTGGCCACAATTCCTCATATGAAGCAATTGTTCGACTGCCAGGTAGGTCTCTCTGATCATACGATGGGTATCGGAACGGCAGTAGCTGGCGTTGCTCTTGGCGCAACCGTTATTGAGAAACACTTTACTTTGTTGCGCGCAGATGGTGGGGTGGATTCAACCTTCTCTCTGGAGCCGCAAGAATTCCATTCACTCTCTAAAGAGACTGAGCGGGCATGGCAGTCCATTGGCAACATTGTATACGGTCCGACGGCAGCTGAAGAGGGCTCCAAGAAGCATCGCCGTTCTTTGTATGTGTCCAAGGATATGAAGGCTGGCGACTTGTTTACGGATATGAACGTTCGTGCAATCCGGCCGGGTATGGGGCTGGCACCTAAATATATGGGACAAATTATGGGTAAGCGTGCTTCACGAGATATAAGTAAAGGAACGCCGATGTCATGGGAGCTCCTTTAG
- a CDS encoding FkbM family methyltransferase, which translates to MIESILHTKINRLQQQMYGKNVGVFGAGNGGQIAARLLKSMNITPASIIDNDSFKWGKEIEGVEIVSLETWISSQINQLILVASSFVDEISEQLIGQGFKEEEDFIVLLPVQESSSRSIPSLVDSIINTPDFDRIQFHELAGQIVGNKQYLFDGTATIYPWGPDDLHELMRLTRGACEPQEILPFLDIIQSLPEESCMIELGAGWGFYSILMGTRRTRAKLILVEANPKNLEVGKQNMKLNGLESNSVFIHAAITNKDNQTVSFSECGYGSSIQEQGEYRVSTITMSQVLNEQQLTQVDILHMDIQGEEFNVLLSMKDLLRNRIIKHVFIGTHSNELHRQCEWLLADMGYTIVLTLNLDQSASGDGVLIASVG; encoded by the coding sequence ATGATTGAATCAATACTGCATACTAAAATAAATCGCCTGCAACAACAGATGTATGGGAAGAACGTAGGAGTGTTCGGGGCTGGTAATGGAGGGCAAATTGCAGCCAGATTACTTAAGAGCATGAATATTACACCAGCTTCTATTATTGATAATGATTCATTCAAATGGGGTAAAGAAATTGAGGGAGTAGAGATAGTTTCCCTTGAAACGTGGATATCGTCACAAATAAATCAATTAATTCTAGTAGCGAGTTCATTTGTAGATGAGATCAGTGAGCAGTTAATAGGTCAGGGGTTCAAAGAAGAGGAGGATTTCATAGTTCTATTGCCTGTTCAGGAAAGCAGTTCACGCTCTATTCCGTCTCTAGTTGATTCCATTATTAATACGCCAGATTTCGACCGCATCCAATTCCATGAGCTTGCAGGACAAATTGTGGGTAATAAACAGTACTTGTTTGATGGAACAGCTACGATATATCCTTGGGGCCCGGATGATTTACATGAGCTGATGCGTTTGACGAGAGGCGCATGTGAGCCCCAGGAGATTCTTCCGTTCCTTGATATTATACAATCTCTGCCCGAGGAAAGCTGTATGATAGAGCTAGGCGCGGGATGGGGTTTTTACAGCATACTTATGGGGACTCGTAGAACCAGAGCGAAGCTCATCCTTGTGGAAGCGAATCCGAAAAATCTTGAAGTTGGCAAACAAAATATGAAGTTGAATGGATTAGAGAGCAATTCTGTGTTCATTCATGCTGCAATTACAAACAAGGATAATCAGACGGTATCCTTTAGCGAGTGTGGTTACGGCAGTTCCATTCAAGAACAAGGAGAATATCGTGTATCTACGATTACGATGTCACAAGTTCTTAATGAGCAACAATTGACTCAGGTTGATATATTGCATATGGATATCCAGGGTGAAGAATTTAATGTTTTGTTGTCTATGAAGGACCTTTTGAGGAATCGGATTATAAAACATGTCTTTATTGGAACGCATAGTAATGAATTACATCGTCAATGTGAGTGGCTGCTTGCAGACATGGGGTATACAATTGTTTTGACACTGAACCTTGATCAAAGCGCAAGTGGCGATGGCGTATTAATTGCATCAGTGGGATGA
- the pseG gene encoding UDP-2,4-diacetamido-2,4,6-trideoxy-beta-L-altropyranose hydrolase: MNVVAFRFDASPFIGIGHAMRCLELSRQFVLAGWKVFFVVNRVQREMEVVLTRHNAEILILPHTEIIDSKQDALDTIKLMQREHIQPIWFIVDHYSLDSHWETVISNWGPKVAAIDDLANRAHLCDALMDMNPVNDWENRYKSLVPEYCRTFLGPSYLILRPEFRAVNVSDETIPSISHVGVSYGGGDPTEETEKLLSVISRAEYSGITFEIIAGYSNSRKSQLAAICEKYKNVVFHEQIEDMASFFKRIDLFVGAGGGTLWEAFSCAVPAVVTTVAENQIQTVQYLSQFKLIWSLGWHDNVTEEYIASKLNGLLLDSTDYVSKRKAVSDFIRPVLLNDIHPLVRYILELE; the protein is encoded by the coding sequence GTGAACGTTGTAGCCTTTCGTTTTGATGCTTCACCTTTTATCGGAATTGGGCATGCTATGCGCTGCCTGGAATTGAGCAGACAGTTCGTGCTGGCAGGCTGGAAGGTTTTTTTTGTTGTAAATCGAGTACAAAGGGAAATGGAAGTAGTTCTGACACGACATAATGCAGAAATATTAATTCTTCCGCATACAGAGATTATTGATTCAAAGCAGGATGCCCTTGATACCATAAAGCTTATGCAGCGAGAACACATTCAGCCCATCTGGTTTATCGTGGATCATTATAGTTTGGATAGCCACTGGGAGACGGTCATAAGCAATTGGGGACCGAAAGTTGCCGCAATAGATGATTTGGCTAACAGAGCACACTTGTGCGATGCACTGATGGATATGAATCCGGTTAACGACTGGGAGAATAGGTATAAAAGTTTAGTCCCAGAATACTGCCGAACTTTTCTCGGACCATCTTATCTTATATTGAGACCTGAGTTTCGAGCGGTAAATGTTTCTGATGAGACAATACCTAGTATATCTCATGTTGGAGTTTCGTATGGAGGCGGGGATCCAACCGAAGAGACGGAGAAATTACTTTCTGTTATTTCAAGAGCTGAGTACTCAGGCATAACATTTGAAATTATTGCTGGCTATTCCAACTCTCGTAAGAGCCAATTAGCAGCGATTTGCGAGAAATATAAAAATGTTGTGTTCCACGAGCAGATTGAGGATATGGCTAGCTTCTTCAAACGTATTGATTTGTTTGTCGGAGCGGGAGGTGGAACGTTATGGGAAGCATTTTCCTGTGCAGTTCCTGCAGTCGTTACGACAGTGGCCGAGAATCAAATTCAAACTGTGCAATATTTGAGCCAATTTAAACTTATCTGGTCACTAGGTTGGCATGACAATGTGACAGAGGAGTACATCGCAAGCAAACTAAATGGATTATTGCTCGATTCTACAGATTATGTGAGTAAGCGAAAAGCGGTATCTGACTTCATTCGGCCGGTATTGCTGAACGATATTCATCCGCTTGTTAGATATATCTTGGAGCTTGAATAA
- a CDS encoding cytidylyltransferase domain-containing protein — protein sequence MKTVVIIQARMGSTRLPGKVLKPLGNRTVIEYVVERCQQFMTADVIVATSTLASDDRIVEWCLNNQVPYFRGSEEDVLDRYIECAALYSPDYVIRVTADCPFVDFEMAKSIQQIMRQRPSDFVAVRGTLPRGLESEMVSLSALQYMNHHGKEQRHREHVTYYAKEYSDLFKITEYYPDVLVQHPELRITIDTEEDYKLCQIIAQHFHGDMLVPSREVVRYLLENPEVAMINAHVEQKLVV from the coding sequence ATGAAAACAGTTGTAATTATTCAAGCTCGTATGGGCTCAACCCGGCTTCCGGGAAAAGTACTTAAACCACTTGGAAATCGAACCGTAATAGAGTATGTAGTAGAACGATGCCAACAATTTATGACCGCAGATGTAATTGTTGCGACATCGACACTCGCTTCTGATGATAGAATTGTAGAATGGTGCCTTAATAATCAAGTGCCTTATTTTCGTGGGTCGGAGGAGGACGTTCTTGATCGGTATATAGAATGTGCTGCTCTTTACTCCCCCGATTACGTAATTCGTGTGACGGCTGATTGCCCTTTTGTAGATTTTGAAATGGCGAAGAGTATTCAGCAAATAATGAGGCAAAGACCTTCCGATTTCGTAGCGGTAAGAGGTACTCTACCACGTGGCTTGGAGAGTGAAATGGTTTCACTTTCGGCACTACAGTATATGAATCATCATGGCAAAGAGCAAAGACATCGGGAGCATGTGACTTATTACGCAAAAGAATATTCGGATCTGTTTAAAATAACGGAATATTATCCCGATGTATTAGTTCAGCATCCAGAACTGAGAATTACCATAGACACTGAAGAGGACTATAAACTGTGCCAGATAATTGCTCAACACTTTCACGGTGATATGTTGGTGCCTTCTCGTGAGGTTGTACGCTATTTGCTAGAGAATCCTGAAGTAGCAATGATTAATGCACATGTTGAGCAGAAGCTGGTGGTTTAG
- a CDS encoding HAD family hydrolase produces MIYVFDLDDTLYKEINYVYSGFQAVADNLEREYGWSSETSFQFMKQVMEQKGRGAVFDELLIKHNMYSKKLVRSCLAVYRRHYPVLQLSEDAENCLKRLQSEQAVVYIVTDGHKEVQSMKLKSLGLFSRVRKCYITHRYGISRAKPSPYCLLAIARREQTDPANIVYIGDNPVKDFVGIRPLGFRTIRIRQGAHQHVQLTPEYEAEIDIFSLNELKSIAWLRS; encoded by the coding sequence ATGATTTATGTGTTTGATTTAGATGATACTTTATATAAGGAAATCAACTATGTGTACAGCGGTTTCCAAGCCGTTGCGGATAACTTAGAGCGAGAGTATGGATGGTCATCCGAAACGTCCTTTCAATTCATGAAGCAAGTTATGGAGCAGAAAGGTCGAGGTGCCGTATTCGACGAATTGCTCATCAAGCACAATATGTATTCCAAGAAACTCGTTCGAAGCTGTCTTGCGGTTTACCGAAGACATTATCCAGTTCTGCAGCTTTCGGAAGACGCAGAGAATTGCCTGAAAAGGTTGCAAAGTGAGCAAGCTGTCGTCTATATTGTGACGGATGGTCATAAAGAAGTACAGTCAATGAAACTGAAATCTCTCGGATTATTCAGCCGAGTTCGCAAGTGCTATATAACTCATAGGTATGGCATAAGCAGAGCAAAGCCATCGCCGTACTGTTTGCTCGCTATCGCACGTCGAGAACAAACTGATCCAGCCAATATCGTATATATCGGAGATAATCCTGTGAAGGATTTTGTGGGCATTCGCCCTCTCGGATTCCGTACGATTCGCATTCGGCAAGGTGCACATCAACATGTACAGCTTACGCCTGAGTATGAAGCGGAAATCGATATTTTTTCTTTAAATGAACTTAAGTCTATTGCTTGGTTAAGGAGCTAA
- a CDS encoding ATP-grasp domain-containing protein, translating into MKPNVLITSIAAKIPLIKQVRSALERNGHFGRIIGADADENVIGAYFVDEFWLMEPICAWEISTFVSSCKERNIHAIIPTREGDLPFFSEHLMTLRAHEIYTMVSAQEAVQVCMDKWHFYEKVISWGIPVIPTYRSVDEAGRNRIVIKERRGSGSRGVTVNVDAAEALTYVAKMSDPLIQPFISGKEFSIDLYVDCVGEVKGVVVRERVLVVRGESQISRTLSHPLLEELCIRLVKKLGIYGHAVVQAFEQEDGTVLIIECNARFGGASTLGIRAGVDSFYWFLLESRGESLASLPVIKCNQTVTMVRHNEDIWL; encoded by the coding sequence ATGAAACCAAACGTATTAATTACAAGCATCGCTGCGAAAATTCCATTAATCAAGCAAGTACGGTCTGCTCTCGAAAGAAATGGACATTTTGGCAGAATAATAGGTGCGGATGCGGATGAAAATGTTATAGGTGCTTATTTCGTTGATGAGTTCTGGTTAATGGAGCCAATATGCGCATGGGAGATTTCAACGTTTGTATCTTCTTGCAAAGAGAGAAATATACACGCTATTATACCGACAAGGGAAGGTGATCTCCCTTTTTTTTCTGAACATTTAATGACCCTTCGGGCACATGAAATTTACACGATGGTATCCGCACAAGAGGCTGTTCAAGTCTGTATGGATAAGTGGCACTTCTATGAGAAAGTAATTAGCTGGGGTATTCCTGTGATACCTACATACCGCAGCGTGGATGAAGCAGGAAGGAATCGAATTGTAATTAAGGAGCGCAGAGGTTCAGGATCTCGCGGTGTTACTGTAAATGTGGATGCTGCCGAAGCTTTAACGTATGTAGCGAAAATGAGTGACCCCCTCATTCAGCCATTTATTTCAGGAAAAGAGTTTAGTATTGACCTCTATGTTGATTGTGTCGGTGAAGTTAAAGGAGTGGTAGTTCGAGAAAGAGTTCTTGTTGTCCGGGGTGAATCTCAAATTTCTCGAACGCTTTCACACCCGTTGTTAGAAGAGCTATGCATCCGTTTGGTCAAAAAACTTGGAATTTATGGTCATGCTGTAGTTCAGGCATTTGAACAAGAGGATGGCACGGTTCTTATTATTGAGTGTAATGCTCGGTTCGGAGGGGCGTCAACGCTTGGAATAAGAGCCGGAGTAGATAGTTTTTACTGGTTCTTACTGGAGTCACGAGGTGAAAGTCTAGCCTCTCTACCAGTGATTAAGTGCAACCAGACAGTTACGATGGTCAGACATAATGAGGATATATGGCTATGA
- a CDS encoding glycosyltransferase — MKVAAVIPVYNGMPYIKQTLEALLNQTTPLQEIIVVDDASTDGTLNMLLQIQRESEIPIIIRSHELNKGVSVSRNEGIRCSNSEWILFMDADDVAVPTLLETHIRNLLLRQELTDYRWVLAHSAYQQIDENGKRLEGTHRFRQVGPEEILGYQFIRNHVYLSGTLVEKQAVLDVGGFNVNLAYSEDWDLWLKLARIGGYVYTDDLLFFVRRHASNASSLIRRMVNGEQNVLQQYTLEEIREAIFRRQLPEVKNAVDYAELLFRLNYLNESKLMLEDLLRRNIAMPDAVFMLGNCYLKQGNYAKARDAYESVLKDTPNHGAALNNKAAVDMLLGELAVTRSDLERALELHPGYIDAEHNIKRLGQHGIPLADELRFTSRPLRAQLLRYRG; from the coding sequence ATGAAGGTTGCTGCTGTAATTCCGGTTTATAATGGTATGCCCTATATAAAGCAGACTCTTGAAGCGTTACTCAATCAGACCACTCCATTGCAAGAGATTATTGTTGTAGATGATGCCAGCACAGATGGAACGTTGAATATGTTGTTGCAGATTCAGCGCGAATCAGAGATTCCAATCATTATTCGCAGTCATGAATTGAATAAAGGGGTTTCGGTGTCGAGGAATGAGGGTATACGATGCAGCAACTCTGAATGGATCCTCTTTATGGATGCAGACGATGTAGCTGTTCCTACTCTTCTGGAGACCCATATTCGCAACCTTCTACTGCGGCAAGAGCTTACAGACTATCGTTGGGTACTTGCGCACAGTGCATATCAACAAATCGATGAAAATGGAAAACGCTTGGAAGGTACGCATCGATTTAGACAAGTTGGTCCAGAAGAAATATTGGGTTATCAATTTATAAGAAACCATGTGTACTTGTCCGGGACGCTGGTTGAAAAACAAGCTGTATTGGACGTCGGAGGCTTTAATGTCAACTTGGCCTATTCGGAGGACTGGGACCTTTGGTTAAAATTGGCTCGAATTGGGGGGTATGTCTACACTGACGATCTCCTTTTTTTCGTAAGAAGACATGCATCGAATGCATCAAGCCTCATTAGACGAATGGTTAATGGAGAGCAAAATGTTTTGCAGCAATACACCCTTGAAGAAATCAGAGAAGCTATATTTCGCCGTCAGTTACCCGAAGTGAAGAACGCAGTAGATTATGCAGAGTTACTCTTTCGTCTCAATTACCTGAATGAATCGAAATTGATGCTTGAGGATCTGCTTCGAAGGAATATCGCAATGCCGGACGCTGTCTTCATGCTGGGGAATTGCTATCTCAAACAAGGGAATTATGCAAAAGCGCGCGATGCTTACGAATCCGTGCTTAAGGATACTCCTAATCATGGTGCTGCTTTGAATAATAAGGCAGCGGTTGACATGTTACTGGGAGAATTAGCGGTTACCAGAAGCGATTTGGAGCGAGCGCTGGAGTTGCATCCCGGTTACATCGATGCTGAACATAATATAAAAAGATTGGGGCAGCACGGAATTCCTCTTGCAGATGAACTAAGGTTTACATCGAGGCCGCTTCGAGCACAATTATTAAGATATAGAGGTTAG
- a CDS encoding NAD-dependent epimerase/dehydratase family protein, whose product MSTQTKVLVTGAGGFIGSHLVTYLKERGYWVRGVDIKHPEFAESNADEFQILDLRDKENCMTATAGIDEVYALAADMGGMGFISAHHAQILYNNALINFHTLEAARQNKVKRYLYTSSACIYPEYLQTSENVTPLKEEDAYPAQPQDAYGWEKLMSEKLCEHYREDYGIETRIVRFHNIFGPLGTWEGGREKAPAAMCRKVATAKLESTNEVEIWGDGHQTRSFCYIDDCVVGLYKIMRSDYHKPLNLGQDRLISINELADMAAETAGINIVKKHIPGPQGVRGRNSDNNLLREVLNWEPEISLEEGFAITYKWIEEQVEEKLKTNTLV is encoded by the coding sequence ATGTCAACGCAAACAAAAGTACTTGTAACAGGAGCTGGGGGATTTATTGGTAGTCATCTAGTTACCTATTTAAAGGAAAGAGGGTACTGGGTTAGAGGAGTGGATATTAAGCACCCCGAGTTTGCTGAGTCTAACGCAGATGAATTTCAAATTCTAGATTTGCGTGATAAGGAAAATTGTATGACAGCTACGGCAGGAATCGATGAAGTATACGCTTTGGCTGCTGATATGGGAGGCATGGGTTTTATCTCTGCGCATCATGCCCAAATTTTATATAATAATGCGTTAATAAACTTCCACACTTTAGAAGCTGCACGTCAAAACAAGGTGAAGCGATACTTATATACATCTTCCGCGTGTATTTATCCAGAATATTTACAAACGAGCGAGAATGTTACACCTCTAAAAGAAGAAGATGCCTACCCAGCTCAACCGCAGGATGCATACGGCTGGGAGAAATTAATGAGTGAGAAACTATGTGAACATTATCGAGAAGATTATGGAATTGAGACGAGAATTGTGCGGTTTCATAATATTTTTGGGCCGCTCGGAACTTGGGAAGGCGGCCGAGAGAAAGCACCTGCAGCCATGTGCCGTAAGGTGGCTACAGCTAAACTTGAGTCTACTAATGAAGTGGAAATATGGGGAGATGGCCACCAAACCCGATCGTTTTGTTATATCGACGACTGTGTCGTTGGTTTATATAAAATCATGAGATCAGATTACCATAAACCCCTTAATTTAGGACAAGATCGTCTCATTTCGATTAATGAATTAGCAGATATGGCGGCGGAGACAGCAGGAATTAATATTGTGAAAAAACACATTCCTGGACCGCAAGGAGTGCGTGGTCGTAATTCGGACAATAATCTTTTACGTGAAGTGCTTAATTGGGAGCCTGAAATTTCGCTGGAAGAGGGCTTTGCGATCACCTACAAGTGGATTGAGGAACAGGTTGAAGAAAAGCTGAAAACTAATACATTGGTATAA